A region from the Candidatus Limnocylindrales bacterium genome encodes:
- a CDS encoding AraC family transcriptional regulator has protein sequence MPAVLAARVNFWSPAASWYGCARNMPAPGSTLNTWAIVVARTLEARGIDSAELFRQAGMDPAILGDPNGRYSVAQMARLWRLAVQATGDRCLGIHAAEYVQPATFHNLGLALLASVTLEDALVRAARYSRIVSNAADVTVDETREGIRQTLTFRRGMPQVDEDIDLFMAASRKMGDLLTGRQIKPRQIRLRRRATPEMAAEFERFFGVPVEFGAGENSLMVGLEDARRPLPMGNAVLAGQTDRIMLEQIARSDDASIAERVRAELIARLPSGEPGRADLARVLAMSEKTLQRRLKDERTTYQHLLDETRRELAEEYLRDGGLSVCEVTFRLGFSDQSSFTRAFKRWTGVAPREFRARPGPPHL, from the coding sequence ATGGCTGCGCGCGCAACATGCCAGCTCCGGGCAGCACACTGAATACCTGGGCCATCGTCGTCGCGCGCACGCTGGAGGCTCGCGGCATCGACAGCGCCGAGCTGTTTCGCCAGGCCGGCATGGATCCGGCCATCCTCGGCGACCCCAACGGCCGCTATTCCGTCGCACAAATGGCGCGCCTCTGGCGCCTGGCCGTGCAGGCCACGGGCGACCGGTGCCTCGGCATTCATGCCGCCGAGTACGTGCAGCCGGCGACGTTCCACAACCTCGGCCTCGCGCTGCTGGCCAGCGTGACGCTGGAGGATGCGCTGGTGCGCGCAGCGCGCTACTCGCGCATCGTCAGCAACGCCGCCGACGTCACCGTCGATGAGACGCGCGAAGGCATCCGCCAGACCCTCACGTTTCGCCGCGGCATGCCGCAGGTGGACGAGGACATCGATTTGTTCATGGCGGCCTCACGCAAGATGGGCGATCTGCTGACAGGCCGCCAGATCAAGCCACGCCAGATTCGCCTGCGGCGGCGCGCCACGCCGGAGATGGCCGCCGAGTTCGAGCGCTTCTTCGGCGTGCCCGTGGAGTTCGGGGCGGGCGAGAACTCATTGATGGTGGGTCTCGAGGACGCGCGCCGGCCTCTGCCGATGGGCAATGCCGTTCTGGCGGGCCAGACCGATCGCATCATGCTCGAGCAGATCGCGCGCAGCGACGATGCATCCATCGCCGAACGCGTGCGCGCGGAGCTGATCGCACGCTTGCCATCGGGAGAGCCCGGCCGCGCCGATCTTGCGCGCGTGCTGGCGATGAGCGAGAAGACGCTGCAGCGCCGGCTCAAGGACGAGCGAACGACGTACCAGCACCTGCTGGACGAGACGCGACGCGAGCTTGCCGAGGAGTATCTGCGCGACGGGGGACTCTCGGTTTGCGAGGTGACGTTTCGGCTGGGGTTTTCGGACCAGAGCAGCTTTACGCGGGCGTTCAAGCGGTGGACCGGCGTGGCGCCAAGAGAGTTTCGGGCACGGCCCGGCCCGCCTCATCTTTGA
- a CDS encoding glutathione S-transferase family protein — MNTTAAPYTHFMLWCSYYSGKMQAYLRYKEIPHVDVEPQWWELANVVYPNTGRMQVPAIRTPDGQWMTDSTPMIEWFEQRFPQGPVLPDDPYQAFFCRLLEDYADEWLWRPALHYRWSYSEDARALGARFSDTFLKDWLMPKAIMSVMAQRRQYRLYVAGDGVTAETRAHVEQTYRTALERLEAILSRQAFLLGDKPCLADFGFFASMFRHFSQDPTPSRIMHERAPNVYAWLGRLWSSRASTLTGEHAAPGMLPEGWTPLLKDIGETYLPYLHANAKAWRENCRRFDVTVQGVTYRNLPVVQYRVWCRQELQRHYAALPEAARAQVERTLVQAGCMEPLLRDGTIESGLHATSRPPICQPRPMSFRQKFAGYVTGTHWRPQRAPVRP; from the coding sequence ATGAACACGACCGCCGCCCCCTACACCCACTTCATGCTCTGGTGCTCCTACTATAGCGGGAAAATGCAGGCCTACCTGCGCTACAAGGAGATCCCGCACGTCGACGTGGAGCCGCAGTGGTGGGAGCTGGCCAACGTCGTCTACCCCAACACCGGCCGCATGCAGGTTCCCGCCATCCGCACGCCCGATGGCCAGTGGATGACCGACAGCACTCCGATGATCGAGTGGTTCGAGCAGCGCTTCCCGCAGGGACCGGTGCTGCCCGACGATCCCTACCAGGCCTTCTTCTGCCGCCTGCTCGAGGACTACGCCGACGAGTGGCTGTGGCGGCCGGCGCTCCACTATCGCTGGTCCTATTCCGAGGACGCCCGCGCGCTCGGCGCCCGCTTCTCCGATACGTTCCTCAAGGACTGGCTGATGCCCAAGGCGATCATGTCGGTGATGGCCCAGCGTCGTCAGTACCGCCTGTACGTCGCCGGCGACGGTGTGACGGCCGAGACGAGAGCGCACGTCGAGCAGACCTATCGGACGGCGCTCGAGCGCCTCGAAGCGATCCTCTCACGCCAGGCGTTCCTGCTCGGCGACAAGCCCTGCCTGGCCGACTTCGGCTTCTTCGCCTCGATGTTTCGACACTTCAGTCAGGATCCGACGCCGAGTCGCATCATGCACGAGCGCGCTCCGAACGTTTACGCCTGGCTCGGTCGTCTGTGGTCGTCGCGCGCGTCGACGCTGACGGGTGAGCATGCGGCGCCGGGAATGCTTCCCGAGGGATGGACGCCGCTGCTGAAGGACATCGGCGAAACCTACCTGCCCTACCTGCACGCCAACGCGAAGGCCTGGAGAGAGAACTGCCGCCGCTTCGATGTCACGGTGCAGGGCGTCACCTACCGAAACCTTCCCGTCGTGCAGTACCGTGTCTGGTGCAGGCAGGAGTTGCAGCGTCATTACGCAGCGCTTCCCGAGGCCGCGCGCGCGCAGGTCGAGCGTACGCTCGTGCAGGCCGGCTGCATGGAGCCGCTGCTGCGCGACGGGACGATCGAGTCGGGGCTGCACGCGACCTCGCGTCCGCCGATCTGCCAGCCGCGGCCGATGAGCTTCCGTCAGAAGTTTGCCGGCTACGTCACCGGCACGCACTGGCGGCCGCAGCGCGCGCCGGTCCGGCCGTGA
- a CDS encoding GFA family protein: MELEGGCYCGAVRYRATGDAMFSGQCHCRECQYISGGHPNVILGMPESGFAWTRGEGKPFRRSDLANPVTREFCAECGTHLTSRPPGLPGAVLIKIGTLDDPSVFTGPQMVIWTIDRQSFHHIPEGVPVFQKVPGA, translated from the coding sequence ATGGAGCTCGAAGGCGGCTGTTACTGCGGCGCAGTCCGTTACCGCGCCACCGGCGATGCGATGTTCAGCGGCCAGTGCCACTGTCGGGAGTGCCAGTACATCAGCGGCGGGCATCCCAACGTCATCCTCGGCATGCCGGAGTCGGGATTTGCCTGGACCAGGGGCGAGGGAAAGCCTTTCCGCCGCAGCGACCTCGCAAACCCCGTCACGCGCGAGTTCTGCGCCGAGTGCGGCACGCACCTCACCTCGCGCCCGCCCGGTCTTCCCGGCGCCGTGCTCATCAAGATCGGTACGCTCGATGATCCGAGCGTCTTTACCGGACCACAGATGGTCATCTGGACCATCGACAGGCAGAGCTTCCATCACATTCCCGAAGGCGTGCCGGTCTTCCAGAAGGTGCCCGGCGCATAG
- a CDS encoding DUF2889 domain-containing protein, with protein sequence MAQVRAIFHRNKSVSIYPVEGDRFLIEAILQDEVHDVHVEVEILHPSLEIVAARSEVRNGPFTNVCNMTRPNVERLVGMRVGRGFTLEARKAVGGGGGCHRVSELVVEIAQAAYQLHFVRFFSQVPKEQRERADVPIDRWRAVNAAIPGMRNTCFTYSDERESLIAEKAEPLVLRDPEMPVREV encoded by the coding sequence ATGGCCCAGGTTCGCGCGATCTTTCACCGCAACAAGTCCGTCAGCATCTATCCCGTCGAGGGCGATCGCTTCCTGATCGAGGCAATTCTGCAGGACGAGGTCCACGACGTGCACGTCGAGGTCGAGATCCTTCACCCTTCGCTCGAGATCGTCGCCGCACGCAGCGAGGTCCGCAACGGGCCGTTCACCAACGTCTGCAACATGACGCGCCCCAACGTGGAGCGCCTCGTGGGAATGCGCGTGGGGCGCGGCTTTACGCTGGAGGCGCGAAAGGCGGTCGGCGGCGGCGGCGGCTGCCACCGCGTCTCCGAACTCGTGGTCGAGATCGCGCAGGCGGCGTACCAGCTCCACTTCGTGCGCTTCTTCTCGCAGGTGCCCAAGGAGCAGCGCGAGCGCGCCGACGTGCCCATCGATCGCTGGCGCGCCGTCAACGCCGCCATTCCGGGCATGCGCAACACCTGCTTCACCTATAGCGACGAGCGCGAGAGCCTGATCGCCGAGAAGGCCGAGCCGCTCGTCCTGCGCGATCCGGAAATGCCGGTGCGCGAGGTCTGA
- a CDS encoding right-handed parallel beta-helix repeat-containing protein, translating to MFQEFRVLLLAITLAGLTAASATPAHAVAVTAGEFFGACPGPIFVSQDTEISGAVQIPGDCTVSVDAGFALTMDRVKLTAGTFRLQGDASSVSITKSKLSSSGADGITLDSEGPMTIAESKIVAVAGGINIPPKGDLLVDGSAISAFGQLVIGGPGGLRQIVGSQLSSETEIRLAPGFTPTFQPTSTTIDSSTLVSLGSIKFWGASSYDILDSRVEALGGGSAIDFGQGAYQRTCNLVDSSFSSPGGNTRVWGACDFFVQGTKLDAMGSIDFGLGGTTTLDDASLAAETGPVTWMGGAVTIDGSDLEGTDLTFGNGGGVAVAASSLQTPGSIRVQTAGPVTFDDSKLTAEADSPTALWITNGSGRSITNSKVKIKNGGAWLIGGGPLVLGNIKLSSKSDEGLVLEGSSSANISNSRISTLGQIAARYYDDISISLTKVKTEGGLGLLAESGSSGDSTLTESSIKGPQMAIRSYGSTSAIDNKLIIEGTVELSSVGTCTSSGNNPDVACF from the coding sequence ATGTTTCAGGAGTTTCGCGTCCTGCTCCTCGCCATCACCCTGGCGGGTTTGACCGCGGCGTCCGCCACTCCAGCCCATGCCGTTGCGGTGACCGCCGGTGAATTCTTCGGTGCCTGCCCGGGCCCCATCTTCGTCAGCCAGGACACGGAGATTTCCGGCGCCGTCCAGATCCCCGGCGACTGCACCGTCAGCGTCGATGCCGGCTTCGCGCTGACAATGGACCGCGTCAAGCTGACGGCAGGCACGTTCCGCCTCCAGGGGGACGCATCGTCCGTGTCCATCACCAAGAGCAAGCTTTCCTCCTCCGGCGCCGACGGCATCACGCTCGACTCGGAAGGGCCGATGACGATTGCGGAGAGCAAGATCGTCGCCGTGGCAGGCGGCATCAACATCCCGCCCAAAGGCGATCTGCTGGTGGACGGCAGCGCGATTTCGGCGTTCGGTCAGCTCGTCATCGGCGGCCCCGGCGGGCTGCGACAGATCGTCGGCAGCCAGCTGTCGTCGGAGACCGAGATCAGGCTGGCGCCCGGATTCACGCCGACCTTTCAGCCCACCTCCACGACGATCGATTCGAGCACGCTGGTCTCGCTCGGATCGATCAAGTTCTGGGGCGCCAGCTCCTACGACATCCTCGACAGCCGTGTCGAGGCCCTCGGCGGCGGCTCCGCGATCGATTTCGGGCAAGGCGCCTACCAAAGGACATGCAACCTGGTTGATTCCAGCTTCTCGTCGCCCGGCGGCAACACGCGGGTCTGGGGCGCGTGCGACTTCTTCGTTCAGGGCACGAAGCTGGACGCCATGGGCTCGATCGACTTCGGGCTGGGCGGCACGACCACTCTCGACGACGCTTCGCTGGCCGCGGAGACGGGGCCGGTCACGTGGATGGGCGGCGCGGTGACGATCGACGGCTCCGACCTCGAGGGGACCGACCTGACCTTCGGCAACGGCGGCGGAGTGGCCGTGGCCGCGAGCTCGCTGCAGACACCCGGCAGCATCCGCGTCCAGACGGCTGGTCCCGTCACGTTCGACGATTCCAAGCTGACCGCGGAGGCCGACAGCCCGACTGCACTTTGGATAACGAACGGCAGCGGGCGCTCGATCACCAACAGCAAGGTCAAGATCAAGAACGGCGGGGCATGGCTCATCGGCGGCGGGCCGCTCGTGCTGGGCAACATCAAGCTGTCGTCCAAGAGCGACGAAGGCCTCGTGCTGGAAGGATCGTCCTCCGCCAACATCAGCAACTCGCGCATCTCGACGCTCGGGCAGATCGCCGCGCGCTATTACGACGACATCTCGATCTCGCTGACCAAGGTGAAGACCGAGGGCGGCCTGGGCCTGCTCGCCGAGAGCGGCTCCAGCGGCGACAGCACGCTGACCGAGAGCAGCATCAAGGGGCCGCAGATGGCCATCCGTTCGTACGGCAGCACCTCGGCCATCGACAACAAGCTCATCATCGAGGGAACGGTCGAGCTCAGCTCGGTCGGCACCTGCACTTCCAGCGGCAACAATCCCGACGTCGCGTGCTTCTGA
- the thiC gene encoding phosphomethylpyrimidine synthase ThiC produces MSKSSLPPIADSFPRSRKVYHSEQMPVPCREISLSGGEPPLRVYDTSGPAERDVARGLPPLRKPWIEKRLASGDRNMSQMHWARRGVVTEEMQFAAIRENVDPEFVRAEIACGRAILPANIRHPELEPMVIGRNFLVKINANIGNSAIRSSIQDEVDKLLWATRWGADTVMDLSTGADIHQTREAIIRNSPVPIGTVPIYQALEKVARAEDLTFDIFMETLIEQAEQGVDYFTIHAGVRLAYIPLTASRLTGIVSRGGSIMAQWCLAHHKESFLYERFDEICEVMKKYDVSFSLGDGLRPGCIADANDEAQFAELDTLGELTLKAWEHDVQVMIEGPGHVPMHLIRENMDRQLAVCHEAPFYTLGPLTTDIAPGYDHLTSAIGAAMIGSYGTALLCYVTPKEHLGLPDREDVKAGVIAYKIAAHAADLAKGHPGAQDRDNALSKARFEFRWEDQFNLSLDPETAREFHDETLPAENAKHAHFCSMCGPKFCSMRITESVREYARQRGVAEAAAVEKGMEEKAREYRDIGSPAPDRVSVQ; encoded by the coding sequence ATGAGCAAATCCAGCCTGCCTCCCATCGCCGACAGCTTTCCGCGCTCGCGCAAGGTCTACCACAGCGAGCAGATGCCCGTGCCTTGCCGCGAGATCTCGCTGTCGGGCGGTGAGCCGCCGCTGCGCGTCTACGACACATCCGGACCGGCCGAGCGCGACGTCGCGCGCGGGTTGCCGCCTCTTCGCAAGCCGTGGATCGAGAAGCGGCTGGCCAGCGGCGACCGCAACATGTCGCAGATGCACTGGGCACGGCGGGGAGTCGTCACCGAGGAGATGCAGTTCGCCGCCATTCGCGAGAACGTCGATCCGGAGTTCGTGCGCGCGGAGATCGCATGCGGCCGCGCCATCCTGCCTGCCAACATCCGTCATCCCGAGCTGGAGCCGATGGTGATCGGGCGCAACTTCCTGGTGAAGATCAACGCCAACATCGGGAACTCGGCGATCCGCTCTTCGATCCAGGACGAGGTCGACAAGCTCCTGTGGGCCACCCGCTGGGGCGCCGACACGGTGATGGATCTTTCCACCGGCGCCGACATCCACCAGACGCGAGAGGCCATCATCCGCAACTCGCCCGTGCCCATCGGCACCGTGCCTATCTATCAGGCGCTCGAGAAGGTCGCGCGCGCCGAGGACCTCACCTTCGACATCTTCATGGAGACGCTCATCGAGCAGGCCGAACAGGGCGTGGACTACTTCACCATCCACGCCGGCGTGCGGCTGGCGTACATTCCGCTGACTGCCAGCCGCCTAACCGGCATCGTCTCGCGCGGCGGATCGATCATGGCGCAGTGGTGCCTGGCGCATCACAAGGAGAGTTTCCTCTACGAGCGGTTCGACGAGATCTGCGAGGTGATGAAGAAGTACGACGTCAGCTTCTCGCTCGGCGACGGCCTGCGTCCTGGCTGCATCGCCGACGCCAACGACGAGGCGCAGTTCGCCGAGCTCGATACGCTCGGCGAGCTGACGCTGAAGGCGTGGGAGCACGACGTGCAGGTGATGATCGAGGGACCGGGGCACGTCCCGATGCACCTGATCCGCGAGAACATGGATCGCCAGCTCGCCGTCTGCCACGAAGCGCCGTTCTACACGCTCGGGCCTCTGACGACCGACATCGCGCCCGGCTACGATCATCTGACCTCGGCCATCGGCGCGGCGATGATCGGCTCCTATGGCACCGCGCTCCTGTGCTACGTGACGCCCAAAGAGCACCTGGGCCTGCCCGACCGCGAGGATGTCAAGGCCGGCGTGATCGCCTACAAGATCGCCGCCCACGCCGCCGACCTGGCCAAGGGGCATCCGGGCGCGCAGGACCGCGACAACGCCCTGTCCAAGGCGCGCTTCGAATTCCGCTGGGAGGACCAGTTCAACCTCTCCCTCGATCCGGAGACGGCGCGCGAATTCCACGACGAAACGCTGCCGGCCGAGAACGCCAAGCACGCGCACTTCTGCTCGATGTGCGGCCCCAAGTTCTGCTCCATGCGAATCACCGAGTCGGTGCGCGAGTACGCGCGCCAGCGCGGCGTGGCCGAGGCGGCGGCGGTCGAGAAGGGAATGGAAGAGAAGGCGCGAGAGTATCGAGACATCGGCTCGCCGGCGCCCGACCGCGTCAGCGTGCAGTAG
- a CDS encoding redoxin domain-containing protein, with translation MGCIGGTCNVLEAGNIAPSFDLVDVRGGRVVTLDSLRERGPVLLVFVEADCPTSRLTLERLAAVSAAVEAAGTTLLAVHEDPVPVARETMNACGAGFAALSEPDPYTVSQAFGLRAVPSAFLIDRDGRVQWSLEGWSRAEWTTLLERLSVRGDPAWPPSPETKPGCGSKNTLSAELRATCPTDAGFDEIEDMFERGWTDGLPVVPPTRPRVRRMLGDYDASVSLGAVPPGMGELTLERLAACAVLAGCHPSYFPTVKAAAEAVLDPAFNVHGVTNTTHSCSPVLMINGPVRARIGINCGINCLGGWNRANATIGRAIRLMIGLTGRGRPGSLDRATMGQPGKISLCFGENEEASPWEPLSVTRGMPEGRSVVTVIAADGPTTVSDHYSRDPQQVLTTLALAGAAAFSPHFFPLAADTVFVLSPEHAATFAGAGWGKREVAARMVEASKRRAGDIRTGDQGPFTAMLDDEAMIAKWTSADEIVLVVAGGDAGRFSAVLAPWVGFGLGSSMTSRLIDEV, from the coding sequence GTGGGCTGCATCGGCGGAACGTGCAACGTGCTCGAAGCCGGCAACATCGCTCCATCGTTCGATCTCGTCGATGTCCGCGGCGGCCGCGTCGTCACGCTCGACTCGCTGCGGGAGCGCGGCCCGGTCCTACTGGTCTTCGTGGAAGCCGACTGTCCGACCTCGCGCTTGACGCTCGAGCGGCTGGCGGCCGTTTCTGCCGCCGTCGAAGCCGCCGGTACGACGCTGCTGGCGGTGCACGAGGATCCGGTGCCGGTGGCGCGGGAAACGATGAACGCCTGCGGCGCCGGCTTCGCCGCGCTGTCGGAGCCCGATCCGTACACCGTCTCGCAAGCGTTCGGCCTGCGCGCCGTGCCGAGCGCGTTCCTGATCGACCGCGACGGCCGCGTGCAATGGTCGCTCGAGGGATGGAGCCGCGCCGAATGGACGACGCTGCTCGAACGCCTCTCCGTGCGCGGCGACCCCGCATGGCCGCCGAGCCCGGAGACCAAGCCCGGCTGCGGCTCCAAGAACACGCTGAGCGCGGAGCTTCGCGCGACGTGCCCTACGGATGCCGGGTTCGACGAGATCGAAGACATGTTCGAGCGCGGCTGGACCGACGGCCTGCCGGTGGTGCCGCCGACGCGGCCGCGCGTACGGCGCATGCTCGGCGACTACGATGCCAGCGTCAGTCTGGGCGCGGTGCCGCCGGGCATGGGGGAGCTGACGCTGGAGCGGCTTGCGGCCTGCGCCGTGCTTGCCGGATGCCACCCAAGCTATTTTCCGACCGTGAAGGCCGCGGCCGAAGCGGTGCTGGATCCGGCGTTCAACGTTCACGGCGTCACCAACACCACGCACTCGTGCAGCCCGGTCCTGATGATCAACGGACCCGTGCGCGCAAGGATCGGCATCAACTGCGGCATCAACTGTCTGGGCGGCTGGAACAGAGCCAACGCCACGATCGGCCGCGCAATCCGGTTGATGATCGGCCTGACCGGCCGTGGCAGGCCCGGCTCGCTCGACCGTGCGACGATGGGTCAGCCGGGCAAGATCAGTCTGTGCTTCGGCGAGAATGAAGAAGCCAGTCCGTGGGAGCCGCTGTCGGTCACGCGCGGCATGCCCGAGGGACGAAGCGTCGTCACCGTCATCGCCGCCGACGGCCCCACCACCGTCTCCGATCACTACAGCCGCGATCCGCAGCAGGTGCTGACCACACTGGCGCTGGCCGGCGCCGCGGCGTTCTCGCCCCATTTCTTTCCGCTGGCCGCCGATACCGTGTTCGTGCTCTCGCCCGAGCACGCCGCCACCTTCGCGGGCGCCGGCTGGGGCAAGCGCGAGGTCGCCGCGCGTATGGTCGAGGCTTCCAAACGTCGCGCCGGCGACATCCGCACCGGCGATCAGGGCCCCTTCACCGCCATGCTCGACGACGAGGCCATGATCGCCAAATGGACGAGCGCCGACGAGATCGTTCTCGTCGTCGCCGGCGGCGATGCCGGCCGTTTTTCCGCGGTGCTCGCGCCGTGGGTGGGATTCGGGCTCGGCTCCTCGATGACGAGCCGGCTCATCGACGAGGTGTGA
- a CDS encoding exodeoxyribonuclease III: protein MTRIITWNVNGIRAVIKKGFCDFLERERPDILCLQEVKCTPEQMPVAELERFGSLGYTVHWNPARKAGYSGVATFCRAEPLFVTPGTDFERGEGRVLITEHGDFTLYNCYFPNGRQTAAGPDPQRLAFKLEFYERVLEQIEEERAEGKNVIVTGDWNTALEEIDLARPKENQGQTGFLPEERNALRRFVDRGWVDVFRHFHPAHLYEGRRPEERDYTWWSYWPGARERNLGWRIDHYFVNEEMIPLLRDAAIWDDVQGSDHCPVVADLKI, encoded by the coding sequence TTGACCCGAATCATCACCTGGAACGTCAACGGCATCCGGGCCGTCATCAAGAAGGGGTTCTGCGATTTTCTGGAGAGGGAGCGTCCCGACATCCTGTGCCTGCAGGAGGTCAAGTGCACTCCCGAGCAGATGCCGGTGGCCGAGCTCGAGCGCTTCGGGAGCCTCGGCTACACGGTGCACTGGAACCCGGCCAGAAAAGCCGGGTACAGCGGCGTGGCCACCTTCTGCAGGGCGGAACCGTTGTTCGTCACGCCCGGCACGGACTTCGAGCGCGGAGAAGGGCGCGTGCTGATCACCGAGCACGGCGATTTCACGCTGTACAACTGCTACTTCCCCAATGGCCGGCAGACCGCGGCCGGGCCGGACCCGCAGCGACTCGCATTCAAGCTCGAGTTCTATGAGCGCGTGCTCGAGCAGATCGAGGAGGAGCGCGCCGAGGGCAAGAACGTCATCGTCACCGGAGACTGGAACACGGCCCTGGAAGAGATCGATCTGGCCCGGCCAAAGGAGAACCAGGGGCAAACGGGCTTTCTCCCCGAGGAACGCAACGCCCTGCGCCGGTTCGTCGACCGAGGCTGGGTGGACGTCTTTCGTCATTTCCATCCTGCCCATCTGTACGAGGGGCGCCGTCCCGAGGAGCGCGACTACACCTGGTGGAGCTACTGGCCGGGTGCGCGCGAGCGCAATCTCGGCTGGCGCATCGATCACTACTTCGTCAACGAAGAGATGATCCCGCTGCTACGAGACGCGGCCATCTGGGACGATGTGCAGGGATCGGATCATTGCCCCGTCGTTGCGGACTTGAAGATCTGA
- a CDS encoding DUF4215 domain-containing protein, with the protein MFESGQGFRSSRWVQGWRRLRRVLAGASAGIAVVACAAPSQAALNPLASRMNTAKALWKVATDAATVRHECETLIENGTLAWTVDCSEDPVALGGAGTGDAAIDEALQTALTSRSGSYLNLRLNGTPEDHGVDALCSPRSNDWAEIDVCFYQLALADSKELLALTFFDEERVVSSDEIACRRALGNRLRYNYRRMIKNRATCFKRNGLLGSGAFAERYDCLAPAVPPSRGRSSTGLVSTDNAVSKSYNGFAAGVFADCPDYLAGINFPAPLTDPTGGVFGRTDLAQVLLEALTWMTDDIVNRLYAGPAHCGDGTIQADIGEECDDGNRTSCDGCDYNCTLPTCGNAVGCAGSEECDDGDDESGDGCSPTCDLEYCGDGTIQEGLGEVCDDGNNSLGDGCTPNCEFGGF; encoded by the coding sequence ATGTTCGAGTCCGGTCAGGGTTTCCGTTCATCGCGATGGGTGCAAGGCTGGCGCCGCCTGCGGCGCGTCCTTGCCGGCGCCTCGGCCGGCATCGCCGTCGTGGCGTGCGCGGCTCCGTCTCAGGCCGCGCTCAATCCGTTGGCAAGCCGAATGAACACGGCCAAGGCGCTGTGGAAGGTCGCCACCGACGCCGCCACGGTGCGACACGAGTGCGAGACGCTGATCGAGAACGGCACTCTGGCATGGACCGTGGACTGCTCCGAGGACCCCGTGGCACTCGGAGGTGCCGGCACGGGCGATGCCGCGATCGATGAGGCGCTGCAGACTGCGCTGACGTCGCGCTCGGGCAGCTACCTCAATCTGCGGCTCAACGGGACGCCCGAGGACCACGGCGTCGATGCGTTGTGCAGCCCGCGCAGCAACGACTGGGCCGAGATCGATGTCTGCTTCTACCAGCTCGCACTGGCCGATTCGAAAGAGCTGCTGGCACTGACGTTCTTCGACGAGGAACGCGTGGTGTCGTCTGACGAGATCGCCTGCCGCCGCGCTCTCGGCAACCGGCTGCGCTACAACTACCGCCGGATGATCAAGAACCGCGCGACGTGCTTCAAGCGCAACGGCCTTCTCGGAAGCGGCGCCTTCGCCGAACGCTACGACTGTCTGGCGCCGGCCGTGCCGCCCTCGCGCGGACGCTCCAGCACCGGCCTCGTTTCCACCGACAATGCCGTGAGCAAGAGCTACAACGGTTTTGCTGCCGGCGTCTTCGCCGACTGCCCCGATTATTTGGCCGGCATCAATTTCCCTGCGCCGCTGACCGATCCCACCGGCGGGGTGTTCGGCCGCACCGATCTTGCCCAGGTCCTGCTCGAAGCCCTGACCTGGATGACCGACGACATCGTCAACCGGCTCTACGCGGGCCCCGCCCACTGCGGCGACGGAACCATTCAGGCCGACATCGGCGAGGAGTGCGACGACGGCAATCGCACCAGCTGCGACGGCTGCGACTACAACTGCACGCTGCCCACGTGCGGGAATGCCGTCGGCTGCGCCGGCTCGGAAGAGTGCGACGATGGCGACGACGAGAGCGGCGACGGCTGCTCGCCCACCTGTGACCTCGAGTATTGCGGCGACGGCACCATCCAGGAAGGCCTCGGCGAAGTGTGCGATGACGGCAACAACTCGCTGGGCGACGGCTGCACGCCGAACTGCGAATTCGGCGGCTTCTGA